The Bacillus sp. F19 DNA segment ATTCTGGAACACGATGCGCTTCTTCTTTCAGGTTTTGGCCCTTGTCCGTTAAACTGATCTCGACTTTGCGCTCATCTGCTTTAGAACGAATGCGCTCAACCAAACCAGCTTCTTCAAGTCTTTTCAGCAAGGGAGTGAGTGTGCCTGAATCTAATAAGAGTTCCTTGCCTAAATCCTTCACGCTCAATTTTTTATGCTCCCATAAAACGAGCATGACTAAATATTGAGGGTATGTTAGATCAAGCTCCTGCAAAATGGGCCTGTACATTTTTGTCATCTCCCTGGAACACGCGTAAATGGAAAAACAAAGCTGCTGTTCTAGACTGAGAGGGTGTTTATCTGAAGGCATTGGTTAATTACTCCCGACATTTATTTATTGACAAACCCATTATACCCTTGCTATATTAGTTTTTCAAAAACAAATTGCACGCAATTTAATTTTATGAAATGAAATGGGGATACTATCATGCAAAAACTTTACACAGCAACTGCAACTGCGACAGGCGGAAGAGAAGGAAGAGTTCAAACGAAAGACAAACAACTTGATCTAGCGATTGAGATGCCAAAAGCTCTTGGCGGAAGAGGCGGAGAAGGAACGAATCCAGAGCAATTGTTTGCAGCGGGTTATTCCGCATGCTTTGATAGTGCATTAAATTTGGTGGCAAGAACAGAACGTGAAAAAATCGGCCAAACATCGGTTACATCACATGTATCAATTGGAAAGGATGATACAGGCTTCGGATTATCTGTTATCCTTGAAGTTCACATTCCGGATGTAACAAAAGAAAGAGCTGAAGAGCTTGTTCAGAAGGCTCATAACGTTTGTCCATATTCAAAAGCAACAAAAGGAAATATCGAGGTTGAATTGAAAGTTGTCTAATACCTGAAAAAGAGCTCAGTCCAAAGTGAACTGTACCCTTTAAAATGGACAGTGAAATAAAAAGTGCCTAAGCAGCTAGTAA contains these protein-coding regions:
- a CDS encoding organic hydroperoxide resistance protein, which gives rise to MQKLYTATATATGGREGRVQTKDKQLDLAIEMPKALGGRGGEGTNPEQLFAAGYSACFDSALNLVARTEREKIGQTSVTSHVSIGKDDTGFGLSVILEVHIPDVTKERAEELVQKAHNVCPYSKATKGNIEVELKVV
- a CDS encoding MarR family transcriptional regulator codes for the protein MPSDKHPLSLEQQLCFSIYACSREMTKMYRPILQELDLTYPQYLVMLVLWEHKKLSVKDLGKELLLDSGTLTPLLKRLEEAGLVERIRSKADERKVEISLTDKGQNLKEEAHRVPEFMLKTSGLSREDFERLNQEFRSLLKKLTSL